A genomic segment from Methanolobus zinderi encodes:
- a CDS encoding Ig-like domain-containing protein gives MLSIFNPVFIASAAASEPVILDNSTGDSWILHTWESDSGDIADSYNISHDGSWINDSISEFNDTGLLAHEWSNITVYAYNATTSTLSSGVADNVQLPNNPIYITDVDTPVTIKEGETVTVDINSTDSDGDSGTFTCNRTDLFDDFNPTSGEGSWTSNYTANGTYYVEFSVSDGYGSSDSEVMEITVTNVNVPPEFEEIDNQTVKVDENL, from the coding sequence ATGCTTTCGATATTCAACCCTGTGTTCATTGCGAGCGCAGCAGCCAGCGAGCCTGTAATTTTAGATAATTCAACAGGAGACTCCTGGATTTTGCATACGTGGGAATCAGATAGTGGTGATATTGCAGACAGTTATAATATCAGTCATGATGGAAGCTGGATCAATGACAGTATCTCCGAGTTCAATGATACTGGTCTTCTGGCACATGAGTGGTCCAACATCACAGTTTATGCTTACAATGCAACCACTTCTACTCTGTCAAGTGGAGTAGCAGACAATGTTCAGCTACCTAACAATCCAATTTACATCACTGATGTTGATACACCTGTTACTATCAAGGAAGGAGAAACCGTTACTGTAGATATTAACTCAACAGATTCTGACGGTGATTCTGGTACTTTCACCTGTAACAGGACCGATCTGTTTGATGATTTCAATCCAACTTCTGGTGAAGGTTCCTGGACAAGCAATTATACAGCTAATGGAACCTATTATGTTGAGTTCAGTGTTTCTGACGGGTATGGTTCCAGTGATTCTGAAGTAATGGAGATCACTGTTACAAATGTTAATGTCCCTCCTGAATTCGAAGAAATTGATAACCAAACAGTAAAGGTGGACGAGAATCTCTAA
- a CDS encoding PGF-pre-PGF domain-containing protein — protein sequence MSATDTDDDAELTYSNVSALPENATFDASTQVFDWTPSEDQKGTHSVKFNVTDEEGANDSMTVSITVTDSSSDTSSTSGGSSGGGGGGGSQTTGEAYENIEFKDYTLKPVVKDRETMFEFSREDNSIISVSFTTSINGGQTKTIIEVLKDTSTLVKSAPSGKVYRNLNIWVGDGKLIPRLISDAQIVFKVEKSWIESRGVDADSIKLLRYSGSSWTQLPTSQTGENDEYFFYVAETPGFSPFAISSITEEITSVEASEEKTESVSGGSDVKKSVDEKAEPESNVATQEEKSSTFIWVTLVLAGVVFIGLLGYRNKEYCEECYERVRSRVSNHDGKRYRRIKR from the coding sequence ATCAGTGCAACAGATACTGATGATGATGCCGAACTTACTTATTCAAATGTGAGTGCTTTGCCAGAAAATGCAACTTTCGACGCCTCAACCCAGGTTTTTGACTGGACTCCTTCTGAAGACCAGAAAGGAACTCACTCTGTTAAATTCAATGTTACTGATGAAGAGGGAGCTAATGACTCCATGACAGTTTCAATAACTGTAACTGATTCATCAAGCGACACAAGCTCAACCTCGGGTGGTAGTTCCGGCGGTGGTGGCGGAGGTGGCTCCCAGACCACCGGTGAGGCCTATGAGAACATTGAGTTCAAGGACTACACACTCAAGCCTGTTGTGAAGGACAGGGAAACAATGTTCGAATTCAGCAGAGAGGATAACAGCATCATCTCTGTAAGTTTCACTACCAGTATCAATGGTGGACAGACAAAGACCATTATTGAAGTGCTCAAGGACACATCCACACTGGTAAAAAGTGCTCCTTCTGGAAAGGTCTACAGGAACCTCAATATCTGGGTAGGGGATGGCAAGCTGATTCCACGTCTGATTTCCGATGCACAGATAGTGTTCAAGGTTGAGAAGAGCTGGATCGAGTCCAGGGGTGTAGATGCCGATTCAATCAAACTGCTCAGGTATTCTGGATCTTCCTGGACGCAGCTTCCGACCTCACAGACCGGCGAGAATGACGAGTACTTCTTCTACGTAGCCGAGACTCCTGGCTTCTCTCCATTCGCTATCTCCAGTATAACTGAAGAAATTACCAGTGTAGAGGCCAGCGAGGAGAAGACAGAATCGGTTTCAGGTGGAAGTGATGTTAAAAAGTCGGTTGATGAGAAGGCAGAACCTGAAAGCAATGTTGCGACCCAGGAGGAAAAGTCTTCAACGTTCATCTGGGTAACACTGGTTCTGGCTGGTGTTGTTTTCATAGGCCTGCTTGGTTACAGGAATAAGGAATATTGTGAAGAATGCTATGAAAGAGTTCGCTCAAGAGTCAGTAATCATGACGGAAAGCGCTATCGTCGCATCAAACGCTAG
- the acs gene encoding acetate--CoA ligase alpha subunit, with protein MLERMFDPDAVAVIGASRKEGKVGRAVLENLISGGFENIVPINPNDGEILGFQAYKSILDVPEEMNVDLAVIVIPAKFVPEAIDQCGRAGISNIVVISAGFKEAGVEGARLERECLELCEKYDIRMVGPNCLGIIDTDSGLDATFAANKAHKGNIAMMSQSGAICTVALDWADRTNVGFSKFVSLGNKADLDENDFLEFFETDDSTAVISAYLEGVKSGPDFIEIARRVSRSKPVVIVKSGRTSVGSRAVSSHTGTLAGSDAAYNAAFRQSGVIRADSLIEMLDLSRAFSAYPLPEGRNIAIVTNAGGLGILTADACSSAGLNIASFEEDTINELRETLPPAANIYDPVDVLGDASADVYAHALETVLADGNVDGIILLVSPQAMTDITEIAEKVVDTIKGSEKPILCNLAGGTRVAEGEVILQKNGIPNYPSLERAVASMDALCTYYSIKKRKYVSPPSINADGDTAGKIIRDAVSNKKRILGLESMDILSSYGVNVVDSRIVKSLPEAVEASEEIGYPVVMKIVSPDISHKTDVGGIRLNLQHADDIERAYNSMMSDVHRYMPEARISGVQLQKMVSGGKEVIIGMNRDPQFGPLLMFGLGGTYVEFLKDVSFAVAPISKEEAKHMVSSIKSYPLIAGVRGEAPSDINSIIDTLMRISQLVTDFPEILEFEINPLMVMQDGQGCVAMDVRFTIDVK; from the coding sequence ATGCTTGAGAGAATGTTTGATCCGGATGCTGTAGCAGTGATAGGTGCCTCCAGGAAAGAGGGAAAAGTCGGAAGGGCGGTACTTGAGAACCTGATATCAGGTGGTTTCGAGAATATCGTTCCGATAAACCCGAATGATGGTGAGATACTGGGCTTCCAGGCTTATAAAAGCATTCTTGACGTTCCGGAAGAGATGAACGTCGACCTTGCAGTAATAGTGATCCCGGCAAAATTCGTACCTGAGGCAATAGACCAGTGCGGACGCGCAGGTATATCGAATATTGTGGTCATATCCGCAGGTTTCAAGGAAGCTGGTGTGGAAGGTGCACGCCTGGAGCGCGAATGCCTCGAGCTATGTGAAAAATACGATATCAGGATGGTGGGGCCCAATTGTCTTGGTATTATTGACACAGATTCAGGACTTGATGCCACCTTTGCTGCAAATAAGGCACACAAAGGCAATATCGCAATGATGTCACAATCCGGTGCGATATGTACCGTGGCCCTTGACTGGGCTGACAGGACAAATGTGGGCTTTTCCAAGTTCGTAAGTCTGGGGAATAAGGCAGACCTGGATGAGAATGATTTCCTGGAATTCTTTGAAACCGATGATTCCACTGCTGTAATTTCCGCTTATCTGGAAGGTGTGAAGAGCGGTCCTGATTTTATAGAAATAGCAAGACGTGTGAGCAGATCAAAGCCTGTGGTGATTGTTAAGTCAGGAAGAACTTCTGTGGGTTCAAGGGCTGTATCTTCACATACAGGAACACTTGCCGGATCTGATGCTGCCTATAATGCGGCTTTCCGGCAGAGTGGAGTGATAAGGGCAGACTCCCTGATAGAGATGCTTGATCTTTCAAGGGCTTTCTCGGCATATCCTCTTCCTGAAGGCAGGAATATCGCAATCGTAACAAATGCCGGAGGTCTTGGGATACTCACAGCGGATGCATGTTCCAGTGCGGGACTGAATATTGCATCTTTCGAAGAAGATACTATTAATGAATTAAGGGAGACACTTCCCCCGGCTGCTAACATATATGATCCTGTGGATGTGCTCGGTGACGCCAGCGCGGACGTATATGCACATGCTCTGGAAACGGTACTTGCTGACGGGAACGTGGACGGTATAATCCTTCTAGTTTCTCCCCAGGCAATGACCGACATTACTGAGATCGCAGAAAAGGTAGTGGATACCATAAAGGGCTCAGAGAAACCCATTCTGTGCAACCTTGCAGGAGGTACCCGTGTTGCAGAGGGTGAGGTGATACTGCAAAAGAACGGTATCCCCAATTATCCTTCCCTTGAGCGGGCTGTTGCCAGTATGGATGCGCTCTGTACATACTATTCGATAAAGAAGAGAAAATACGTATCTCCACCTTCAATTAATGCGGACGGAGATACTGCCGGTAAGATCATCAGGGATGCAGTCTCAAACAAGAAACGCATTCTTGGTCTCGAATCCATGGACATATTGTCCTCCTACGGGGTCAATGTTGTTGACTCCAGGATAGTAAAATCACTTCCTGAAGCAGTAGAGGCATCAGAGGAGATCGGCTATCCGGTTGTGATGAAGATAGTCTCTCCTGACATATCCCATAAGACCGATGTGGGAGGTATACGCCTGAATCTGCAGCATGCGGATGATATCGAACGTGCCTATAATTCAATGATGTCGGACGTTCACCGCTATATGCCGGAGGCGAGGATATCCGGTGTACAGCTGCAGAAGATGGTCTCAGGCGGAAAGGAGGTCATCATCGGTATGAACCGTGATCCACAATTTGGTCCCCTGCTCATGTTCGGACTCGGAGGCACCTATGTGGAATTCCTCAAGGATGTTTCCTTTGCTGTGGCACCCATAAGTAAAGAGGAGGCAAAGCACATGGTCTCGTCCATAAAAAGCTATCCTCTGATCGCAGGTGTCAGAGGGGAGGCACCTTCGGATATAAATTCTATCATAGATACGCTTATGAGGATCTCACAACTTGTAACAGATTTTCCCGAGATACTGGAATTTGAGATCAATCCTCTCATGGTAATGCAGGACGGGCAGGGTTGTGTCGCAATGGATGTGCGGTTCACCATAGACGTAAAATAA
- a CDS encoding phosphotransacetylase family protein — translation MASILVSSSEKFSGKSSICMGLGKIFRDKGYAVGYMKPVGNLLIDVHGSLTDEDAEGIKMMLELDDPTKIITPIHLTDSLIDDALTGVKKDLDDRLMEAYSSISEGKDVVIIEGTGGIGGGAMYNLSDPEIASKLGTKMLLVTRFDSIYAVDRILCDLRIIQDRDILAGIILNEVPEDMMERVTELVVPFLEKKGIKVFGVIPQDKTLRSVPISEIVEGLRAEVLVGADRLDEFVENYLVGAMEAGSAIKYFRRIPNSAVITGGDRADIQMAAIESRVKCLILTGNMLPSGAVLASAEEADIPVILVRGDTMTTIERMEQLIGHAHIKQQVKLDRIVDLLESNVDLSSIAEVMDLEL, via the coding sequence ATGGCATCGATATTGGTTAGTTCTTCAGAGAAGTTCTCAGGTAAAAGCTCTATCTGTATGGGGCTGGGCAAGATATTCCGTGACAAAGGTTATGCAGTCGGATACATGAAGCCGGTGGGAAATCTCCTGATCGACGTCCACGGCTCTCTTACGGATGAGGATGCCGAAGGCATTAAGATGATGCTGGAGCTCGATGACCCGACAAAGATCATCACTCCGATCCATCTGACCGACAGCCTGATAGACGATGCACTGACCGGCGTCAAAAAGGATCTTGACGACAGACTTATGGAGGCCTATTCTTCAATCTCGGAAGGAAAGGATGTTGTCATTATCGAAGGTACGGGCGGTATCGGAGGAGGAGCAATGTACAATCTTTCCGACCCTGAGATTGCCTCCAAGCTCGGGACAAAGATGCTGCTTGTGACGCGCTTTGATTCTATCTATGCGGTTGACCGTATACTTTGTGATCTCCGTATAATACAGGACAGGGATATACTTGCAGGCATAATACTTAATGAGGTACCTGAGGATATGATGGAAAGAGTTACCGAACTTGTTGTTCCCTTCCTTGAAAAGAAAGGCATCAAGGTTTTCGGAGTCATACCACAGGATAAGACGCTTCGATCCGTCCCGATTTCGGAGATTGTCGAAGGCCTTCGTGCGGAGGTTCTTGTGGGCGCTGACCGCCTTGACGAGTTTGTGGAAAACTACCTTGTAGGGGCAATGGAAGCAGGTTCTGCCATCAAGTACTTCAGAAGGATTCCCAACAGCGCCGTAATAACCGGTGGTGACAGGGCAGATATACAGATGGCTGCCATTGAGTCCAGGGTAAAGTGCCTGATACTTACAGGAAACATGCTCCCGAGCGGTGCTGTTCTTGCAAGTGCGGAGGAAGCGGATATTCCGGTAATCCTTGTGCGTGGTGACACCATGACAACCATTGAGAGGATGGAACAGTTGATCGGTCATGCTCACATAAAACAGCAGGTCAAACTTGACAGGATAGTGGACCTTCTGGAAAGTAACGTTGACTTGAGTTCGATTGCCGAAGTTATGGATCTGGAACTCTGA
- the acs gene encoding acetate--CoA ligase: MGENTSLQTEDLKFDPPDDFVKNANINDPEIYRKADDDPEGFWEEQAEEIEWFKKWDRVHEWDAPHSKWFIGGKLNASYNCLDVNVKKNPDKLAIIWEGENGDIRKYTYRELLEETARLANALKEQGVKKGDIVTIYLPMIPEIIISMLACARIGAPHSVVFAAFSGGSLCTRIEDAKSDLIITCDGYYRRGKIVEQKKKADTGLSSCESVKKVIVVKNLGNEIDIESGRDIWWHDILKDTDPVCEPEVMDSEDMLFLMYTSGTTGKPKGIVHTTGGYMVGTHITAKWIFDLKDDDIYWCTADCGWITGHSYIVYGPLSNGTTVLMYEGAPDYPEKDRFWDIVERHKATILYTAPTAIRSFMKWGDDWPAKHDLSTLRLLGSVGEPINPGAWIWYHEKIGNSRCPIVDTWWQTETGMVMISPLPGVTSTKPGSATFAFPGVKAAVLDEKGKEMPPGKDGLLAITRPWPSMVRTIHGDEERFIETYWSKWDRDTYFAGDGAKMDEDGYFLISGRIDDVIQVSGHRIGTAEIESTLVSHPSVAEAGVVGRSDEIKGEVIYAYVILKTGISGNDELKKKLTGHVDANIGPFARPRRVIFADELPKTRSGKIMRRVLKAIANGKDTGDVTTLQDPDVVDVLKNRTKEAESV, encoded by the coding sequence ATGGGAGAAAATACCAGTCTTCAGACAGAAGATCTCAAGTTCGACCCACCTGATGATTTTGTTAAGAACGCAAATATCAATGATCCTGAGATCTACAGAAAAGCGGATGATGATCCAGAAGGATTCTGGGAAGAACAGGCAGAAGAGATCGAGTGGTTCAAAAAATGGGACCGTGTGCATGAATGGGACGCACCACATTCTAAATGGTTCATCGGCGGAAAACTGAACGCATCATACAATTGCCTTGATGTAAATGTAAAAAAGAATCCGGATAAACTTGCTATCATCTGGGAAGGCGAGAACGGAGATATCAGGAAATATACCTACAGGGAACTTCTTGAGGAAACTGCCCGCCTTGCCAATGCACTCAAGGAGCAGGGTGTGAAAAAAGGCGATATTGTTACTATCTATCTGCCAATGATACCCGAGATTATCATATCCATGCTCGCATGTGCCAGAATAGGTGCTCCGCACAGTGTGGTGTTTGCTGCCTTTTCCGGAGGTTCGCTATGTACACGGATCGAAGATGCAAAAAGTGATCTTATTATAACCTGTGACGGTTACTACCGCAGGGGAAAGATAGTCGAGCAGAAAAAAAAGGCAGACACCGGATTGAGTTCATGTGAGTCTGTGAAAAAGGTCATCGTGGTCAAAAATCTTGGAAATGAAATTGATATCGAGTCAGGAAGAGATATCTGGTGGCATGATATCCTAAAGGATACCGATCCTGTGTGTGAGCCGGAAGTTATGGATTCCGAGGATATGCTGTTTCTGATGTATACCAGCGGTACAACAGGAAAACCAAAAGGTATCGTACACACCACCGGTGGCTACATGGTTGGAACCCACATAACCGCTAAGTGGATATTCGACCTCAAGGATGATGATATATACTGGTGTACAGCCGACTGTGGATGGATCACAGGACACTCTTACATCGTTTACGGACCTCTCTCAAATGGCACGACTGTCCTGATGTACGAAGGAGCGCCTGATTATCCTGAAAAGGACAGGTTCTGGGATATTGTGGAAAGACATAAGGCAACCATACTGTACACAGCTCCGACCGCGATCAGGTCTTTTATGAAATGGGGAGATGATTGGCCCGCGAAACATGACCTTTCAACACTCAGGCTGCTTGGTTCTGTGGGAGAGCCCATCAACCCGGGTGCATGGATATGGTACCATGAGAAGATAGGAAATAGCAGATGTCCTATTGTGGATACATGGTGGCAGACAGAGACGGGAATGGTGATGATATCGCCGCTTCCGGGTGTCACAAGCACCAAACCGGGAAGTGCCACATTTGCGTTTCCAGGGGTAAAGGCGGCAGTACTTGATGAGAAAGGAAAGGAAATGCCTCCTGGAAAGGACGGACTGCTGGCAATCACAAGACCCTGGCCCAGTATGGTAAGGACAATACACGGAGATGAAGAAAGGTTTATTGAGACATACTGGTCAAAATGGGACAGAGATACATATTTTGCCGGAGACGGAGCAAAAATGGATGAAGATGGTTACTTCCTTATAAGTGGTCGTATCGATGATGTCATACAGGTCTCCGGACATCGTATCGGTACCGCTGAGATCGAAAGTACACTGGTATCACATCCGTCGGTTGCTGAAGCCGGCGTTGTGGGCAGATCGGATGAGATCAAGGGTGAAGTGATCTATGCCTATGTGATATTGAAAACAGGCATATCCGGCAACGATGAGCTCAAAAAGAAACTTACAGGTCATGTTGATGCAAACATCGGACCATTCGCGCGTCCCAGAAGAGTGATCTTTGCCGATGAACTGCCAAAGACCCGAAGCGGAAAGATCATGCGCCGCGTTCTCAAGGCAATAGCCAACGGTAAAGACACAGGTGATGTGACAACACTGCAGGACCCTGATGTTGTCGATGTACTAAAAAACAGGACAAAAGAAGCTGAATCAGTTTAA
- a CDS encoding flavodoxin family protein — protein MKIIGISGSPKPGGNNDQLVEKMLGIAKDRGFEIDNILISDSEIAPCTACGVCGKGEKCPIDDDMQPVYDKLLDADGIVVSSPVYFGTMTAQLKALCDRSVLLRRQGFKLSNKVGAAMAIGGSRNGGQEKTIQSVHEWMHIHGMVVVGDGGHFGGILRKPAAEDDEGMKTAEDTINKMCDVLELMK, from the coding sequence ATGAAGATTATAGGAATTTCAGGAAGTCCAAAACCAGGCGGCAACAATGATCAGCTTGTAGAGAAGATGCTTGGCATAGCAAAAGACAGAGGTTTTGAAATCGATAATATCCTTATATCGGATTCGGAAATTGCCCCCTGCACAGCATGTGGAGTCTGCGGCAAAGGAGAAAAGTGTCCGATAGATGACGATATGCAACCGGTCTATGATAAACTATTAGATGCAGACGGTATCGTGGTCTCATCCCCGGTATACTTCGGAACCATGACCGCACAGCTCAAAGCACTTTGTGACAGAAGCGTCCTCCTCAGAAGACAGGGTTTCAAACTGAGTAACAAGGTGGGTGCTGCGATGGCTATCGGCGGATCAAGGAACGGAGGCCAGGAAAAGACAATACAGTCAGTACACGAATGGATGCATATCCATGGCATGGTTGTTGTAGGCGACGGAGGACACTTCGGAGGAATACTCCGCAAACCTGCCGCAGAAGATGACGAAGGTATGAAAACAGCAGAAGATACCATCAATAAGATGTGTGATGTTCTGGAATTGATGAAATAA
- a CDS encoding phosphoglycerate kinase, with protein MTSRDYLTIDDFDVDGKTVLVRVDLNVPMDPEENILDDMRIKSHIPTLKDLEDAKVVLLAHQSRAGKSDFTTTKPHARRMSQYLGKEVEYVDDIFGSHARTRIASMEKGDVILLENVRFYAEESLKRPAKEHAQTHMVKKLSPLMDIFLNDAFAVSHRSQLSITGFTEVLPSGAGRVMEKEITSLDRGLKGSECPCIFVLGGAKVDDSLKVAENVLTNGSADRVLLTGVVANVMLAAIGVDIGKTSMDFIESQGYLDQIERGKQIMDKFDGQIGLPEDVALNDDGKRVEVMVDELPADGLPINDIGIETIVAYSKELRNAKTVVLNGPAGLSEVEPFALGTHEVIKAAVHSEYSIAGGGHISAEVRNMGYDDRFSHLSTGGGACIDYLAGMVLPGIEAFKKAASRYKHNS; from the coding sequence TTGACTTCTAGAGATTATCTTACTATCGATGATTTTGATGTGGATGGAAAAACTGTCCTTGTGAGAGTGGACCTGAATGTACCGATGGACCCTGAGGAGAATATCCTTGATGATATGAGGATAAAAAGCCATATACCCACATTAAAGGACCTTGAAGACGCCAAGGTCGTTTTACTGGCACACCAGAGCCGGGCCGGAAAAAGTGATTTCACGACCACGAAGCCACATGCTCGAAGGATGTCGCAGTATCTGGGAAAAGAGGTGGAGTATGTGGATGATATTTTCGGAAGTCATGCCAGGACCAGGATAGCTTCCATGGAAAAAGGAGATGTCATCCTGCTTGAGAATGTCAGGTTCTATGCCGAGGAAAGCCTGAAACGTCCTGCAAAAGAACATGCTCAGACCCATATGGTAAAAAAACTGTCACCTCTTATGGATATATTCCTAAACGATGCTTTTGCCGTATCACACAGGTCCCAGCTATCTATCACCGGCTTTACAGAGGTTCTGCCAAGCGGAGCCGGACGGGTCATGGAAAAAGAGATAACTTCCCTTGACAGGGGTCTTAAGGGCAGTGAATGTCCCTGTATCTTTGTGCTGGGTGGTGCAAAGGTGGACGATTCGCTTAAGGTTGCCGAGAACGTACTTACAAACGGAAGCGCTGACCGTGTGCTCCTGACCGGTGTTGTTGCAAACGTCATGCTTGCTGCCATCGGTGTTGATATAGGTAAGACCAGTATGGATTTCATAGAATCCCAGGGTTACCTTGACCAGATCGAACGTGGAAAGCAGATAATGGACAAGTTTGACGGTCAGATCGGCCTTCCCGAAGATGTTGCACTCAACGATGACGGAAAAAGAGTTGAGGTTATGGTTGATGAGCTTCCTGCCGATGGTTTACCTATAAATGATATTGGTATCGAGACCATTGTGGCTTATTCAAAGGAGCTCAGGAATGCAAAGACGGTTGTACTCAACGGACCTGCAGGCCTTTCTGAAGTTGAGCCCTTTGCACTGGGGACTCATGAGGTAATAAAGGCGGCGGTGCACTCGGAATATTCCATAGCAGGTGGAGGTCACATCTCTGCAGAGGTTCGAAATATGGGATATGATGACAGATTCTCCCATCTTAGTACCGGCGGTGGTGCATGCATTGATTATCTTGCAGGTATGGTTCTGCCGGGAATCGAGGCTTTTAAAAAGGCTGCCTCGCGATACAAACATAACTCATGA
- a CDS encoding TIGR00296 family protein: protein MEDKSVLLTEEEGKTAVHLARDAIETYLRTGEMIDGSEMQLPSIFDEPRGVFVTLNKSGELRGCIGHPYADSPLKHAITDSAISAGFRDPRFPPVRIDEMTFVTVEVTVLTQPRQMDVEPEDLPSSIEIGRHGLIVKSGYRQGLLLPQVAPENKMDEVEFLSHTCLKAGLPPDAWSEGAEVYCFEGQIFSEKDPNGEVFEKDIREKACLNE, encoded by the coding sequence ATGGAAGATAAATCAGTATTGCTTACGGAAGAAGAAGGCAAGACGGCTGTACATCTTGCAAGGGATGCAATAGAGACATACCTGCGTACAGGAGAGATGATAGACGGCTCGGAGATGCAGCTTCCGTCTATTTTTGACGAACCCAGGGGAGTTTTCGTAACCCTTAATAAAAGCGGAGAGCTGAGAGGATGCATAGGCCATCCGTATGCCGATTCCCCTCTGAAACATGCGATAACGGATTCGGCCATCTCGGCTGGTTTCAGGGACCCCCGCTTTCCGCCTGTGCGTATCGATGAGATGACCTTTGTTACGGTGGAGGTGACTGTTCTTACACAGCCCCGGCAAATGGATGTGGAACCCGAGGATCTACCGTCTTCTATTGAGATCGGCAGGCATGGTCTTATAGTCAAGAGCGGCTACAGACAGGGTTTGCTTCTTCCTCAGGTGGCACCGGAGAATAAAATGGATGAGGTAGAGTTTTTGAGCCATACTTGCTTAAAAGCCGGTCTTCCTCCTGATGCATGGTCAGAAGGTGCCGAAGTCTACTGTTTTGAAGGCCAGATATTCTCAGAAAAAGATCCAAACGGGGAAGTCTTTGAAAAGGATATCAGGGAAAAAGCCTGTCTGAACGAATAA
- a CDS encoding bile acid:sodium symporter family protein → MLQRFTSLFPVWAILFSVVALFYPGIFLPYSSAIPLLLGIVMFGMGMTLSISDFLLVFRRPGVVLFGTAIQYILMPLIGFALSMAFSLSPELTAGVVLLGSCPGGTASNVICYLAKGDVALSIVLTSVSTLLSFVATPLLTWIYIGQTVPVDIYGMVISILQIVIVPVAMGIGLNTLLGSRIDSIRHVFPAISVITIVFIIAIIMALNRETVMAAGLLIISVVVIHNLLGLAGGYGLSRLAGFSEIEARTISFEVGMQNSGLSVALAIEHFSEIAALPGALFSIWHNISGSFLASYWSGKEIQE, encoded by the coding sequence ATGTTACAAAGGTTTACTTCCCTGTTCCCGGTGTGGGCAATACTGTTCTCGGTAGTCGCTTTGTTCTATCCGGGCATATTCCTGCCCTACAGCAGTGCAATCCCCCTCCTGCTCGGGATAGTGATGTTCGGAATGGGCATGACGCTTTCCATCAGTGATTTCCTGCTTGTTTTCAGGAGACCCGGAGTAGTACTTTTCGGAACTGCGATTCAGTACATTCTGATGCCCTTGATCGGTTTTGCCCTCTCAATGGCTTTCTCGCTTTCACCGGAGCTTACCGCAGGTGTCGTACTCCTTGGTTCATGCCCCGGCGGTACAGCTTCCAATGTCATATGTTACCTTGCAAAGGGTGATGTTGCACTCTCCATTGTTTTGACCTCTGTATCAACTCTCCTGTCCTTTGTGGCCACACCACTGCTCACATGGATCTACATCGGCCAGACAGTACCTGTTGATATCTACGGGATGGTGATCAGCATCCTGCAGATAGTAATAGTACCGGTAGCCATGGGCATAGGACTCAACACCCTTCTTGGTTCCAGAATTGACAGCATCCGGCATGTGTTTCCCGCAATTTCAGTAATTACCATAGTTTTCATAATAGCAATAATCATGGCCCTGAACAGAGAAACTGTTATGGCTGCCGGCCTGCTGATCATAAGTGTGGTTGTCATACATAACCTGCTCGGGCTTGCAGGTGGTTATGGTCTTTCAAGACTTGCAGGTTTTAGTGAAATAGAAGCCAGGACGATCTCCTTTGAAGTAGGAATGCAGAACTCCGGACTCAGCGTTGCCCTTGCAATCGAGCATTTCTCAGAAATAGCAGCCCTTCCGGGTGCACTTTTCAGTATCTGGCACAATATATCCGGGTCCTTCCTTGCGTCTTACTGGTCAGGTAAAGAAATTCAGGAATAA
- a CDS encoding nucleoside 2-deoxyribosyltransferase, giving the protein MDGKKQIYLAGPLFSKAERDFNLYLRDRLVEIGFSVFLPQEDGDDTISSRLEDRMKNIFMNDVKGIDESDIVLAVLDGGSDVDSGTAWEMGYAYAKGIPVLGLKTDFRTFGDEGIVNLMMEMSMDRLERDVEDILKVLEDYR; this is encoded by the coding sequence ATGGACGGGAAAAAACAGATATACCTTGCAGGCCCCCTTTTTTCGAAGGCTGAAAGGGACTTTAACCTGTATCTCAGGGACAGATTGGTGGAGATCGGATTCAGTGTATTCCTCCCACAGGAAGATGGGGATGACACAATTTCAAGCCGGCTTGAAGATCGGATGAAGAACATCTTCATGAATGACGTAAAAGGTATCGATGAGTCGGATATTGTGCTTGCCGTTCTGGACGGTGGCAGTGACGTTGATTCCGGAACAGCATGGGAAATGGGATATGCCTATGCAAAAGGAATACCTGTGCTTGGTCTTAAAACAGATTTCCGGACATTCGGAGACGAAGGAATTGTCAACCTCATGATGGAGATGTCAATGGACAGACTGGAGAGGGACGTCGAGGATATCCTGAAAGTGCTTGAAGATTACAGATAA